DNA sequence from the Streptomyces sp. HUAS 15-9 genome:
TGCTTGATGTCGGCCTTGGAGCCGCGGAAGACGACCCGGCGGAAGACCGGGGCGGTGGCGTTGTAGAGGTGGACGGTGGCGCGCTTGGCGCCCTTCAGGGACTCCACCGTCCGCTCGATCAGGTCCTCTCGGGCCTGGGTCAGCACGGAGATCGTGACGTCGTCCGGGATCGCGCCCTCTTCCTCGATGATCGAGCGCACGAAGTCGAAGTCCGTCTGGCCGGAGGCCGGGAAGCCGACCTCGATCTCCTTGTAGCCCATCTTGACCAGCTGGTCGAACATCCGGCGCTTGCGCTCGGGCGACATGGGGTCGATCAGGGCCTGGTTGCCGTCGCGCAGGTCGGTGGAGAGCCAGCGGGGGGCGGCGGTGATCCGCGTCTCGGGCCAGGTACGGTCCGGGATGACGACCTGCTCGTACCGGCCGTACTTGTGGATCGGCATGGAACTGGGCTGCTGGCGGTTCGCCATGATTGCGTGGGCTCCTCGAGAAGTCCGGTCTGAGTCCGGTGTCCGGAAGGACGGCCGACGACGCAACGCCAAGCTCCGCGGGGAGGGAGTCGGCCTTTTGACTACAGGCCCTCGCCGCGGCAGCTAAGGAGAAGCAGCCCGAAACGCATGATGCACCGCAGCCTAGCCGAGCCGGGCCGGGTGCGCGGGCCTGTTCCAGTATGCGGGACCCGAGACGTAAATAGGACAAAACATGCGCCATACCACTCAGTGACGACGCCTGGGGGCCTTGTCCGCGTATTTCACCAATCATGGTTGCGGGTAGTGACAGCGGCATAGCACGGTGCGAAGGTGCCGGACATGACCAACCACGGGGGCTTCAAGCCCGTTTTCTGCACGATCGTCCCGCCGCACGTCCTCGACAGGCTCGCACGGACCGAGGACCCCGCGCTCGCCCGTTCCGCTCGCCGCACCCTGGAGCGTGACGCCCTCGAGCGCACCCGCCGACGCCTGACCACCGTCATCGGCGCCCCGGCCGTCGCCGCGCCCGCCACCGCCGAGGCCGAGAAGCCGCACCGCACCATCTACGACCTCCGGCACGGCACCGACCTGCCCGGCACCAAGGTCCGCGCGGAGGGTGACGACCCGGGCAAGGACGCCACCGTCAACCGCGCCTACGCCGGGCTCGGCGCCACGTTCGAGCTGTACCTGAAGGCCTACGGGCGCGACTCGATCGACGGCAGCGGTCTGCCGCTGGACGCGAGCGTCCACTACGACAAGGACTACAACAACGCCTTCTGGAACGGCGAGCAGATGGTGTTCGGCGACGGGGACGGGGAGATCTTCCTCGACTTCACCATCCCGATCGACGTCATCGGCCACGAACTCACCCACGGCGTCACCCAGTACACGGCCAACCTCACCTACTTCGGCCAGCCCGGCGCGCTCAACGAGTCGCTCTCCGATGTCTTCGGCTCGCTGATCAAGCAGTACTCGCTGGGCCAGACCGCCGCGGAGGCCGACTGGCTGATCGGCGCGGGCCTGCTCGCGCCGCGCGTCACCGGCACCGCGCTGCGCTCGATGAAGGCCCCGGGCACGGCGTACGACGACGACGTCCTCGGCAAGGACCCGCAGCCCGCGACGATGGACGGCTTCGTGCGCACCGGCCGCGACAACGGCGGCGTCCACATCAACTCCGGCATCCCCAACCACGCCTTCTATCTGCTCGCCACGGCCCTCGGCGGCAACGCCTGGGAGCGGGCGGGACAGATCTGGTACGACACACTGACGAGCGGCCAGTTGAAGAAGGACGCGCTGTTCGCGGACTTCGCCACACAGACCGTCGCGGCGGCGAAGGCGCGCTACGGCGCGGGCGACG
Encoded proteins:
- a CDS encoding M4 family metallopeptidase, with amino-acid sequence MTNHGGFKPVFCTIVPPHVLDRLARTEDPALARSARRTLERDALERTRRRLTTVIGAPAVAAPATAEAEKPHRTIYDLRHGTDLPGTKVRAEGDDPGKDATVNRAYAGLGATFELYLKAYGRDSIDGSGLPLDASVHYDKDYNNAFWNGEQMVFGDGDGEIFLDFTIPIDVIGHELTHGVTQYTANLTYFGQPGALNESLSDVFGSLIKQYSLGQTAAEADWLIGAGLLAPRVTGTALRSMKAPGTAYDDDVLGKDPQPATMDGFVRTGRDNGGVHINSGIPNHAFYLLATALGGNAWERAGQIWYDTLTSGQLKKDALFADFATQTVAAAKARYGAGDETDAVSKAWEQVGVRTL